AATAGAGCGGCATGTAGACGGTCGTCGCGATCATCGCTCCCATGCCGAAGAACGTCACGGCGGTTGCGGACCGCACCACACGGTTGGCCAGAACGTCGAGAGGGATGAACGGTTCGTCCGCCGCGCGCAGCCGCACCGCCAGCAACGCCGCCATGACCGCCGCCAGCGCCAGCAGGCCGAGGATCTGTGGCGAGACCCAGGAATAGGTCGTGCCGCCCCAGGTGAGCGCCAGCATCAGCGACAGCGTAGCCGTCATCATCAGCACCGCGCCGAGAATGTCGAGGCTGTGCGATCGGTGCCGGACCGGCAGCAGCCGCAGGACCCGCGACGTCATCGCGTAGGCGAGTGCCGACAGCGGCACGTTGATCCAGAAGATGAAGGACCAGTGCAGGTGCTCCGACAGGAAGCCTCCGAGCACCGGTCCGGCGACGCTGGCCAGCGCGAACACCCCGCCGATGTAGCCCTGGTAGCGCCCCCGCTCACGCGGGGACACGACGTCGGCGATGATGGTCTGGGCGAGCGAGATCAGCGCCCCGCCGCCGAGCCCCTGGATTGCGCGGGAAAAGATCAGCACGCCCATCGTCGGCGCCAGAGCACAGGCGATCGAGCCGGCGGTGAACAGGCCAATCGCCACCAGCACCATCGGCCGGCGGCCATGGATGTCGCTGAGCTTGCCGTAGAGTGGCGTCACCGCGATGGCGGCGAGGAAGTAGGCCGTCACGACCCAGGACAGGTTCTGCAGGGCGCCGAGATCGCGGCCGATGCTGGGCAGCGCGGTGACCACGATGGTCTGGTCGAGCGCGCCGAGGAAGATGGTCAGGATCGCGCCGACGACGACCATGCGCACCTGCGCGATGGCGAGGCGCGGCGTGCCGGTTGCGATGCCGGGTGTGATGGTCATGCGGCTGTCCGGAATTGTCTGGCGCCTGCAGCCTGAAGGTCCGCACCGCACCCTATCAGCGGCGCCCGCATTCGGGGAAGCTGCCGGAACGCAGGGCTGCACCCCGCTGCCGGAATATCGCGCGCCCCCTCCGATCCGCGGGGTGACGGGCCGCGACGCGCGACATATGGTGCGGCCCGATCGGACCGAGTTGAGGAGCAGAGAGATGGAGCAGCTGTCCGCCAACCGTGCCTTTGGCGGCATCCAGACGGTACATCGGCACAAATCGGCTGCCTGCGGCTGCCCGATGACCTTCGCGGTCTACCTGCCGCCGCAGGTGGCCGACGGCCCCTGCCCCGTCCTCTGGTATCTCTCGGGGCTGACCTGCACCCACGCCAATGTCATGGAGAAGGGGGAGTACCGCCGCGCCGCCGCCGAGCATGGCATCATCGTCGTCTGCCCGGACACCTCGCCGCGCGGCGCGGCGATCCCCGACGACGCGGCCTACGATCTCGGCCAGGGCGCAGGCTTCTATGTCGATGCGACGCAAGCCCCCTGGGCCGGCCACTTCAACATGTACAGCTATGTGGTGGACGAACTGCCCGCCCTGATCTGCCGGCATTTCCCCGCCGACATGGACCGGCAGGCGATCTTCGGCCACTCTATGGGCGGTCATGGCGCGCTCACGGTCGCATTGCGCAATCCTGATCGCTTCCGCTCGGTATCGGCGTTCGCGCCGATCACCAACCCGATCGCCGTTCCCTGGGGCCGCAAGGCGCTCACCGCCTATCTCGGGCCGGACGAAGCCGCCCAGCGCCGTCACGACGCAACCGCGCTGATCGAGGACGGAGCGCGGGTCAGGGAGATTCTGGTGGATCAGGGCGACGCCGACCCGTTCCTCACCGAGCAGCTCGATCCGACGGCTTTCGTGCGCGCCTGCCAGAACGGCGGCATCGCCCTGACGCTGAACCTGCGTCCGGGCTACGACCATTCCTACTATTTCATCTCGACCTTCATGGCCGATCACATCGCCTGGCACGCGGAGCGGCTGCGGGGTTGAGGGCGGACGCAATCTGCATCGACGCAAGGTCACGAACCTTGCCCGCCTGTTCGCTCGCCACACCCAGCCGCCGGAGTGTCGCCGAAAGCCGGGATCGGCAAGAACCCGACCGCGCCGCCGTGGCCTTCCGGTCCCGGATCGGCGTCGGCGCCCTCCCGGATGACCGACAACGATCGGGACAGGAAGCGGGCGGATACCCAGTCCGCCGGCATGGGGATAGCCCCCCTACAATGGAATGTTGTCGTGCTTCTTCCAGGGATTCTCGAGGTTCTTGTTGCGCAGCATCTCGAGCGCGCGGGCGATCCTGCGCCGCGTCGAGTGCGGCATGATCACCTCGTCGATGTAGCCGCGCTCGGCGGCGACGAACGGATTGGCAAAGCGGTCGGTATACTCCTGGATGCGCTTGCCGATCTTCTCCGGATCGTCGAGTTCCGAGCGATAGAGGATCTCTGCGGCCCCCTTCGGCCCCATCACCGCGATCTCGGCGGCCGGCCAGGCATAGTTGACGTCGCCGCGCAGATGCTTCGATGACATGACGACATAGGCGCCGCCATATCCCTTGCGGGTGATAACCGTCACCTTCGGCACCGTCGCCTCGGCGTACGCGAACAGGAGCTTGGCGCCATGCTTGATGAGCCCACCATATTCCTGCGCCGTGCCCGGCAGGAAACCCGGCACATCCACGAAGGTGACGAGCGGAATGTTGAAACAGTCGCA
The window above is part of the Tepidamorphus gemmatus genome. Proteins encoded here:
- the fghA gene encoding S-formylglutathione hydrolase — encoded protein: MEQLSANRAFGGIQTVHRHKSAACGCPMTFAVYLPPQVADGPCPVLWYLSGLTCTHANVMEKGEYRRAAAEHGIIVVCPDTSPRGAAIPDDAAYDLGQGAGFYVDATQAPWAGHFNMYSYVVDELPALICRHFPADMDRQAIFGHSMGGHGALTVALRNPDRFRSVSAFAPITNPIAVPWGRKALTAYLGPDEAAQRRHDATALIEDGARVREILVDQGDADPFLTEQLDPTAFVRACQNGGIALTLNLRPGYDHSYYFISTFMADHIAWHAERLRG
- a CDS encoding MDR family MFS transporter, with the protein product MTITPGIATGTPRLAIAQVRMVVVGAILTIFLGALDQTIVVTALPSIGRDLGALQNLSWVVTAYFLAAIAVTPLYGKLSDIHGRRPMVLVAIGLFTAGSIACALAPTMGVLIFSRAIQGLGGGALISLAQTIIADVVSPRERGRYQGYIGGVFALASVAGPVLGGFLSEHLHWSFIFWINVPLSALAYAMTSRVLRLLPVRHRSHSLDILGAVLMMTATLSLMLALTWGGTTYSWVSPQILGLLALAAVMAALLAVRLRAADEPFIPLDVLANRVVRSATAVTFFGMGAMIATTVYMPLYFELHLGFDAARSGLGLIPLMAGVVVGATASGRLMSKVIHYKRAPMFGLSLAVLAATAIAVRSGNASALEIEILLGLLGVGIGTHLPVVTVSVQNAVHPGAVGTATSLLNFTRALGSALLVTAVGAIFLAAVGLPNIAGASIELLVAEAARDAADFDVAFRCVLLAVATSLMISLALLLGLEERPLRESVDG